Proteins encoded together in one Miscanthus floridulus cultivar M001 chromosome 16, ASM1932011v1, whole genome shotgun sequence window:
- the LOC136511013 gene encoding uncharacterized protein: MTRGRSPKKSDGSSSSGAKSPPPHSPPLSRSPPRRSRTRRLWEVVVERIIGEGGGSDNWPQLSKTNYNSWSLRMKLKMQARHIWDVVEFDDVDYDDDRSALDAICSTVLEELVPALATKETWEAIRTLRIGNDQVRKAMAQNLRAEYESIALRDGEAIEDFTLHLTGIVQWLATLGDPEPDNKVMAKYLRVARSRYKQLVISIETLLDISQLSIEEVTGQLKAADDVEPTPPQAAGGKLLLTEEQWLERYKKQDTGHGGSSSGGRGKGRGRGKP; the protein is encoded by the coding sequence ATGACGCGTGgtcgctcgccgaagaagagtgacggctccagcagtTCTGGCGCCAAGTCACCGCCGCCGCATTCGCCGCCCCTGAGCCGATCTCCACCGCGTCGTTCGCGCACACGTCGTCTGTGGGAGGTGGTGGTCGAGCGCATCATCGGGGAAGGAGGTGGCTCCGACAACTGGCCACAGCTATCGAAGACAAACTACAACTCGTGGTCACTGCGCATGAAGCTAAAGATGCAAGCACGCCACATATGGGATGTCGTGGAGTTCGACGACGTGGACTACGATGATGATCGTAGCGCGCTCGACGCCATCTGCAGCACCGTCCTGGAGGAGTTGGTGCCGGCGCTAGCGACCAAGGAGACCTGGGAGGCCATCCGGACTCTCCGCATCGGCAACGACCAGGTGCGGAAGGCAATGGCACAGAACCTCCGCGCCGAGTACGAGTCGATCGCCCTACGCGACGGAGAGGCAATCGAGGACTTCACGCTTCATCTGACTGGCATTGTCCAGTGGCTGGCAACTCTAGGCGACCCTGAGCCAGACAACAAGGTCATGGCGAAGTACCTGCGAGTCGCGCGATCGAGGTATAAGCAGCTGGTCATTTCAATTGAAACGTTACTTGATATCTCCCAACTGTCCATCGAGGAAGTCACCGGCCAGCTGAAGGCAGCGGACGACGTCGAGCCCACGCCGCCTCAAGCCGCTGGTGGTAAGCTGCTGCTCACCGAGGAGCagtggttggagagatacaagaaGCAGGACACGGGACATGGTGGTTCCAGCTCTGGCGGTCGCGGCAAGGGACGCGGTCGTGGCAAGCCTTAG